A genomic window from Glaciihabitans sp. INWT7 includes:
- a CDS encoding NAD(P) transhydrogenase subunit alpha — MIDTLFGNLAIFILSLLVGVEVISKIPSTLHTPMMSAANAIHGVVIAGAIVIASVANSPAAYVLTFIAAVLAAANVFGGYVVTDRMLQMFTRPHPAPAPATDAKVAS; from the coding sequence ATGATCGACACCCTGTTCGGCAACCTTGCCATCTTCATCCTGAGCCTCCTGGTGGGGGTAGAGGTGATCAGCAAGATCCCGTCCACCCTGCACACCCCGATGATGTCGGCCGCCAACGCCATCCACGGCGTGGTCATCGCGGGCGCGATCGTGATCGCGTCCGTGGCGAACAGCCCGGCCGCCTACGTGCTGACGTTCATCGCCGCGGTGCTCGCGGCCGCGAACGTGTTCGGCGGCTATGTCGTGACCGATCGGATGCTGCAGATGTTCACCCGCCCGCATCCCGCCCCCGCTCCCGCCACCGACGCGAAGGTCGCATCATGA
- a CDS encoding NAD(P)(+) transhydrogenase (Re/Si-specific) subunit beta: protein MSMFEFLVGIFYLGAATLFVVGLHKMRAPSTARQGNLISAGGMAIAVLTTIVFALVDFGGNWIGWGALVVGAAVGASYGVIRARTVKMTAIPQLVSVFNAVGGGAAAAVAFADFVANLSRASLDLTISIPVVLDVLIGSITFSGSLIAAGKLQGIISGKPLTFPGARVLNVIVALIAVGSGVLLLIVPPNLLILLVIMIASLVFGVLMVLPIGGADAPVIVSLLNAFTGLAVAMAGFAIDNQALIIAGALVGAAGTILTLQMAKAMNRSVGAIILGGFGTGDTATAGGSEAVDLTNVRELTADDVAIQLAYAQHVIIAPGYGLAAAQAQHEVAELAKLLTDHGIDVKYAIHPVAGRMPGHMNVLLAEANVPYEQMLQLDEANAAFDNCDVALVVGANDVCNPDARKPGNAVSGMPILDVDHAKSVVVLKRSMRPGYAGITNPLFTDPKTGMFFADAKKGLADITTAVKEYVTA, encoded by the coding sequence ATGAGCATGTTCGAATTCCTCGTCGGAATCTTCTACCTCGGCGCGGCGACACTCTTCGTCGTCGGGCTGCACAAGATGCGCGCTCCCTCCACGGCCCGGCAGGGCAACCTGATCTCGGCCGGGGGCATGGCCATCGCCGTGCTGACCACCATCGTGTTCGCCCTCGTCGACTTCGGCGGCAACTGGATCGGCTGGGGTGCGCTCGTGGTCGGTGCCGCGGTCGGCGCCAGCTACGGGGTCATCCGGGCGCGAACGGTGAAGATGACCGCCATCCCGCAACTGGTGAGCGTCTTCAACGCCGTCGGCGGAGGGGCCGCAGCGGCCGTGGCATTCGCGGACTTCGTCGCCAACCTCAGCCGGGCATCCCTCGACCTCACGATCTCGATTCCGGTCGTGCTCGATGTGCTCATCGGCTCGATCACCTTCTCCGGCTCGCTCATCGCGGCGGGCAAGCTCCAGGGCATCATCTCCGGCAAGCCGCTCACCTTCCCGGGTGCACGAGTGCTCAACGTGATAGTCGCCCTGATCGCGGTCGGCTCGGGAGTGCTGCTGCTCATCGTGCCGCCGAACCTTCTCATCCTGCTGGTGATCATGATCGCCTCCCTCGTCTTCGGCGTGCTGATGGTGCTCCCGATCGGCGGAGCGGATGCCCCGGTCATCGTCTCCCTCCTGAACGCGTTCACCGGGCTGGCCGTCGCCATGGCCGGTTTCGCCATCGACAACCAGGCGCTCATCATCGCCGGTGCCCTCGTCGGCGCAGCCGGCACCATCCTCACCCTGCAGATGGCGAAGGCGATGAACCGATCGGTCGGGGCGATCATCCTCGGTGGATTCGGCACTGGCGACACGGCGACCGCCGGCGGATCCGAAGCGGTCGATCTCACGAACGTGCGAGAGCTCACCGCCGATGATGTGGCCATCCAGCTCGCCTACGCCCAACACGTGATCATCGCGCCCGGGTATGGGCTCGCTGCCGCGCAGGCGCAGCATGAGGTCGCAGAGCTCGCCAAGTTGCTCACCGATCACGGGATCGACGTCAAGTACGCGATCCACCCCGTCGCCGGGCGCATGCCGGGTCACATGAACGTTCTGCTCGCCGAGGCGAATGTGCCCTATGAGCAGATGCTGCAGCTCGACGAGGCAAACGCCGCCTTCGATAACTGCGACGTCGCTCTCGTCGTGGGTGCCAACGACGTCTGCAACCCCGACGCGAGAAAGCCGGGCAACGCCGTGTCCGGCATGCCGATCCTCGATGTCGACCACGCGAAGTCGGTGGTGGTACTCAAGCGATCGATGCGTCCGGGCTATGCGGGCATCACCAATCCGCTGTTCACCGATCCGAAGACCGGCATGTTCTTCGCCGACGCGAAGAAAGGCCTCGCCGACATCACGACGGCGGTCAAGGAGTACGTCACCGCCTGA
- a CDS encoding 2,3-butanediol dehydrogenase, which produces MKAARFHGQTDIRIDDIPEPELRAGAVAIDVAWCGICGTDLHEYLEGPLFIPASGHPHPLTHEQEPVTMGHEFSGTISALGDGVTDLSVGENVVVEPYFVCGECAPCRAGNYNLCTKMGFIGLAGGGGGLSEKVVVDRRWVHPIGDIPLDQAALIEPLSVGHHAFMRSGAKAGDVAFVGGAGPIGLLLAAVLKAEGITVIMSEPSAARKAKAVSTGVAHHVIDPTTEDVVARVMELTDGVGADVAFECTSVNAVLDQLFDLVKPAGVIVNVSIWSKPATIDMQKLVLKEIDLRGTIAYVNDHPATIALVQAGKVDLAPFITGRITLDRLIDEGFDTLINHKETAVKIIVSPEVSDVP; this is translated from the coding sequence ATGAAAGCCGCACGTTTCCACGGACAGACAGACATCCGCATCGACGACATTCCGGAACCAGAGCTGAGAGCGGGAGCGGTCGCCATCGACGTCGCCTGGTGCGGCATCTGCGGCACCGACCTTCACGAGTACCTCGAGGGGCCCCTCTTCATTCCGGCCTCCGGTCACCCCCATCCGCTGACGCACGAGCAGGAGCCCGTGACGATGGGCCACGAGTTCTCCGGAACGATCTCCGCCCTCGGAGACGGGGTCACGGACCTCAGCGTGGGCGAGAACGTCGTCGTCGAACCGTATTTCGTCTGCGGTGAGTGTGCTCCGTGCAGAGCGGGCAACTACAACCTCTGCACGAAGATGGGCTTCATCGGTCTCGCCGGAGGCGGAGGCGGACTCAGCGAGAAGGTCGTCGTGGATCGCCGGTGGGTGCATCCGATCGGCGACATCCCCCTCGACCAGGCCGCCCTGATCGAGCCGCTGTCGGTGGGGCATCATGCCTTCATGCGCAGCGGCGCGAAGGCCGGCGACGTCGCCTTCGTCGGGGGTGCCGGACCGATCGGGCTCCTCCTTGCCGCCGTGCTGAAGGCCGAGGGGATTACGGTGATCATGTCCGAGCCCAGTGCCGCGCGCAAGGCGAAGGCCGTGTCAACCGGTGTCGCGCATCACGTGATCGACCCGACGACGGAGGATGTGGTCGCCCGGGTGATGGAGCTGACCGACGGCGTCGGAGCGGATGTCGCGTTCGAGTGCACCAGCGTCAACGCGGTGCTCGACCAGCTCTTCGACCTGGTGAAGCCCGCCGGGGTGATCGTCAACGTCTCCATCTGGAGCAAACCGGCCACCATCGACATGCAGAAGCTCGTGCTCAAGGAGATCGACCTGCGCGGCACCATCGCCTACGTGAACGATCACCCCGCGACCATCGCCCTCGTGCAGGCGGGCAAGGTGGATCTCGCGCCGTTCATCACCGGCCGCATCACTCTCGACCGGCTCATCGACGAAGGATTCGACACCCTCATCAACCACAAGGAGACCGCGGTAAAGATCATCGTCAGCCCCGAGGTATCCGATGTCCCATGA
- a CDS encoding pyridoxamine 5'-phosphate oxidase family protein codes for MSHDTTEDGWSPQGTVEELSDAASWDLLRGRNFGHLGLSEGDRPDIYPVNYLCDGETILFRTAEGSKLRELTHNRHVVFEVDAETDGGVWSVVLKGHAVHLDLDPTLTDQELDSLPPWVPIQTFVYVRITPDSLRGRLFEHRLPIGRF; via the coding sequence ATGTCCCATGACACGACGGAAGACGGCTGGTCACCACAGGGCACGGTCGAGGAACTGTCCGATGCGGCGAGTTGGGATCTGCTGCGGGGCCGCAACTTCGGGCACCTGGGACTGAGCGAGGGCGACCGTCCGGACATCTATCCGGTCAACTACCTCTGCGACGGGGAGACGATCCTCTTCCGCACCGCCGAGGGGTCGAAACTCCGCGAACTCACGCACAATCGGCACGTCGTCTTCGAGGTGGATGCCGAGACAGATGGCGGTGTCTGGAGTGTCGTGCTGAAGGGCCACGCGGTCCATCTGGATCTCGATCCCACCCTGACCGACCAGGAACTCGATTCTCTGCCGCCGTGGGTGCCGATTCAGACCTTCGTCTACGTTCGGATCACCCCTGATTCACTGCGCGGGCGACTGTTCGAGCATCGCCTGCCGATCGGACGGTTCTAG
- a CDS encoding histidine phosphatase family protein has translation MATVILVRHGRTTANVAGVLAGRAAGVRLDELGIEQAARVGTRIAAVPLVGVVSSPLERCRQTAQAILAHQADLAGIVLDKGITECDYGEWQGKALKDLASEPLWSVVQSHPSAAIFPGGESMATMQARSVAAIRHHDAAFESQHGPGAVWVAVSHGDIIKSILADALGMHLDLFQRISVGPASVSIVRYGTRRPEVIGTNTDSGDLSWLRAAAPVGDAPVGGGAGNAEEAPASPS, from the coding sequence ATGGCCACAGTCATCCTCGTGCGGCACGGTCGCACCACCGCGAATGTCGCCGGCGTGCTCGCGGGCCGAGCCGCCGGGGTGCGGCTTGACGAACTCGGGATTGAACAGGCGGCGCGGGTCGGTACGCGGATCGCGGCAGTTCCCCTCGTCGGAGTCGTCTCGAGCCCCCTCGAGCGCTGCCGACAGACAGCGCAGGCGATCCTCGCCCACCAGGCCGACCTCGCGGGGATCGTGCTGGACAAGGGGATCACCGAGTGCGACTACGGCGAATGGCAGGGGAAAGCCCTCAAAGACCTCGCCTCTGAGCCGCTCTGGTCCGTGGTGCAGTCCCATCCTTCCGCCGCGATATTCCCCGGCGGCGAGTCGATGGCGACGATGCAGGCCCGGTCCGTCGCCGCGATTCGGCATCACGACGCGGCGTTCGAATCGCAGCACGGGCCTGGCGCCGTCTGGGTGGCGGTGAGTCACGGCGACATCATCAAATCGATCCTGGCGGACGCCCTCGGGATGCACCTCGACCTGTTCCAGCGGATCAGCGTCGGCCCGGCATCCGTTTCGATCGTGCGGTACGGGACGCGCCGACCGGAGGTCATCGGCACGAACACCGATTCCGGCGACCTCTCCTGGCTGCGTGCCGCCGCCCCGGTCGGGGACGCACCGGTCGGTGGCGGCGCAGGCAATGCTGAGGAAGCACCCGCATCCCCCTCGTAG
- a CDS encoding DUF3090 domain-containing protein → MPTIVHGFDWPDRVVVGTVGEPGARTFYLQARAGRRVVSVGIEKEQSALLAEKIEEILDELMNAEGNPVSVPAETPIELVDNDPLEQPVDAEFRTGVMSLGWDPSTAQIVIEAYPLVVTEDDDSSPFDPDPVEVEPAEMLMVRIPVGTARAFAKRTLEVVGAGRPICPVCGSPIDPEGHVHTLPGDL, encoded by the coding sequence ATGCCAACCATCGTTCACGGTTTCGACTGGCCCGATCGGGTCGTCGTGGGCACCGTCGGTGAACCCGGTGCGCGCACCTTCTACCTTCAGGCCCGCGCCGGACGGCGTGTGGTCAGCGTCGGCATCGAGAAGGAGCAGTCCGCACTCCTCGCCGAGAAGATCGAAGAGATCCTCGACGAGCTGATGAACGCCGAGGGCAACCCGGTGAGCGTGCCCGCTGAGACCCCGATCGAGCTCGTCGACAATGATCCGCTCGAACAGCCCGTGGATGCCGAATTCCGCACCGGGGTGATGAGCCTGGGTTGGGACCCTTCGACGGCCCAGATCGTGATCGAGGCCTACCCTCTCGTCGTGACCGAGGACGACGATTCGAGCCCCTTCGACCCGGACCCCGTAGAGGTCGAGCCCGCCGAGATGCTGATGGTGCGGATCCCGGTCGGCACCGCCAGGGCCTTTGCGAAGCGCACCCTCGAGGTGGTCGGCGCCGGTCGCCCGATCTGTCCCGTCTGCGGCTCACCGATCGACCCGGAAGGGCACGTCCACACGCTTCCCGGCGACCTCTGA
- a CDS encoding SCO1664 family protein, giving the protein MPAADLQNGELELTGRIRTASNATFLAQLDGIPVVYKPIGGERPLWDFPDGDLASREVAAYLVSESFGWNVVPRTWLRDGPLGTGMVQLWQDVDPRQEAVDLMATESVPDHGWRRVFDGTDHADRPVTLVHEDSPALRRMAVFDIVVNNADRKGAHVLAMADGHRHGVDHGLTFHEQHKLRTVLWGWLGEELVPEELAGIDRVRSALAGDLGAALAPLITAEELAAFAERCTRLLAKGRFPAPHGEMPAMPWPLF; this is encoded by the coding sequence ATGCCCGCTGCCGACCTCCAGAATGGTGAGCTCGAACTCACGGGTCGCATCAGGACGGCATCGAACGCGACCTTCCTCGCGCAGCTGGACGGCATCCCCGTGGTCTACAAGCCCATCGGTGGTGAGCGCCCGCTGTGGGACTTCCCTGACGGGGATCTCGCGAGCCGAGAGGTGGCGGCCTACCTGGTCTCCGAGTCCTTCGGTTGGAATGTCGTGCCGCGCACCTGGCTGCGTGACGGTCCGCTCGGCACCGGGATGGTGCAGCTCTGGCAGGACGTCGATCCCAGGCAGGAGGCCGTGGACCTGATGGCCACTGAATCCGTGCCCGACCACGGCTGGCGTCGGGTCTTCGACGGCACGGATCACGCGGATCGCCCGGTGACGCTCGTGCACGAGGACTCCCCGGCGCTGCGTCGGATGGCCGTCTTCGACATCGTCGTGAACAACGCCGATCGAAAGGGCGCTCACGTGCTCGCGATGGCGGACGGACATCGCCACGGAGTGGATCACGGGCTCACTTTCCATGAGCAGCACAAGCTGCGGACGGTGCTGTGGGGATGGCTCGGCGAAGAGCTTGTTCCCGAGGAGCTCGCCGGCATCGATCGCGTGCGATCGGCTCTCGCCGGGGATCTCGGGGCGGCCCTTGCCCCGTTGATCACCGCGGAGGAACTGGCTGCCTTCGCCGAAAGGTGCACCCGGCTTCTCGCGAAGGGGCGCTTTCCGGCGCCGCACGGCGAGATGCCAGCGATGCCCTGGCCGCTTTTCTAG
- a CDS encoding VWA domain-containing protein — protein MVRANRRLLRARYGRYEGGPDPLAAPVDLTEALDAIGEDVMAGSSPERAMREFLRRGGSDRAGLDDLARRVAERRRDLTRKHNLDGTLQQVKELLEKAVLAERKQLARDTEMDDGDRMLAEMQLDALPASPAAAVSELGAYDWKSSEARADFEKIKDLLGREMLDQRFAGMKDALENATDEDRAAITEMMTDLNALLDAHTRGEDTPEQFDEFMRKHGDYFPDNPTTIDELLDSLARRAAAAQRMRNSMSQEQRDELDALAQQAFGSPELMQSLSQLDGTLRALRPGENWGGSEQMDGEQGLGLGDGTGVFQDIAELDALSDQLSQSYEGSRMDDLDLDALSRQLGDEAAVDARTLQQLEKALRDSGTLKRGSDGQLKLTPKAMRQLGKALLRDVASRMSGRQGNRDLRQAGAAGERSGATREWAFGDTEAWDVTRTITNALTRTAGEGGDTTAGIRIEIGDVEVQETEARTQACVALLVDTSFSMAMDGRWVPMKRTALALHSLITSRFRGDDLQLIAFGRHAEVMDIEQLTGLDAQYDKGTNLHHALLLANRHFRKHPNAQPVLLVVTDGEPTSHLEASGDVFFSYPPHPVTVAVAVRELDNSMRLGAQTTFFRLGEDPGLARFIDSMAKRVGGTVVAPELDDLGAAVVSSYLSSRRSGGSGGAGEDFDGMFGRGWGRWG, from the coding sequence GTGGTTAGGGCCAATCGTCGACTGCTCCGTGCCCGGTACGGCAGGTACGAGGGCGGGCCGGATCCGCTCGCCGCGCCCGTCGACCTGACCGAGGCTCTCGATGCCATCGGGGAGGACGTGATGGCAGGCTCATCGCCCGAACGGGCGATGCGGGAGTTCCTGCGCCGTGGCGGCAGCGACCGGGCCGGTCTTGACGACCTCGCGCGCCGGGTAGCCGAGCGGCGTCGCGATCTCACCCGCAAGCACAACCTCGACGGCACGCTGCAGCAGGTGAAGGAGCTTCTCGAGAAGGCGGTGCTGGCCGAACGCAAACAGCTCGCCCGCGACACCGAGATGGATGACGGCGATCGGATGCTGGCCGAGATGCAGCTCGACGCATTGCCCGCCTCCCCGGCCGCAGCGGTGAGCGAGCTTGGCGCCTACGACTGGAAGAGCAGTGAGGCCCGCGCCGATTTCGAGAAGATCAAAGACTTGCTGGGTCGCGAGATGCTCGACCAGCGTTTCGCAGGCATGAAGGATGCCCTCGAGAATGCCACCGACGAGGACCGCGCCGCTATCACAGAGATGATGACCGACCTCAACGCGCTGCTCGATGCCCACACTCGAGGCGAAGACACCCCCGAGCAGTTCGATGAATTCATGCGCAAGCACGGCGACTACTTTCCCGACAACCCCACCACCATCGATGAACTTCTCGACTCGCTCGCCCGGCGCGCCGCCGCGGCGCAGCGCATGCGAAATTCGATGAGCCAGGAGCAGCGGGACGAGCTCGATGCCCTCGCCCAGCAGGCCTTCGGTTCCCCTGAACTGATGCAATCGCTCTCGCAACTCGACGGCACACTGCGCGCGTTGCGTCCCGGTGAGAACTGGGGCGGATCTGAACAGATGGATGGGGAGCAGGGTCTCGGCCTCGGTGACGGCACGGGGGTATTCCAGGACATCGCTGAACTCGATGCCCTCTCCGACCAGCTGTCCCAGTCCTACGAGGGCTCACGCATGGACGATCTCGACCTGGATGCCCTGTCACGCCAGCTCGGGGACGAGGCCGCCGTCGATGCGCGCACCCTTCAGCAACTCGAGAAGGCGCTCCGCGACTCCGGAACTCTCAAGCGGGGCTCCGACGGCCAGCTCAAGCTCACGCCCAAGGCGATGCGCCAGCTCGGCAAGGCACTGCTGCGGGATGTTGCCTCCCGGATGTCCGGCCGTCAGGGCAACCGCGACCTCCGCCAGGCCGGGGCCGCGGGGGAGCGCTCTGGCGCGACCCGTGAATGGGCCTTCGGCGATACCGAGGCATGGGATGTGACCCGCACGATCACCAACGCGCTGACCCGCACCGCGGGCGAGGGTGGCGACACCACAGCCGGCATCCGCATCGAGATCGGGGACGTCGAAGTGCAGGAGACGGAGGCTCGCACCCAGGCCTGCGTCGCGCTGCTCGTCGACACGTCCTTCTCGATGGCCATGGACGGGCGATGGGTGCCGATGAAGCGCACCGCGCTCGCGCTTCATTCGCTCATCACCAGCCGATTCCGCGGCGACGACCTGCAGCTCATCGCCTTCGGCCGCCATGCCGAGGTGATGGACATCGAGCAGCTCACCGGCCTCGACGCACAGTACGACAAGGGCACCAACCTCCATCATGCCCTCCTGCTGGCGAACCGGCACTTCCGTAAACATCCGAATGCCCAACCGGTCTTGCTCGTCGTCACCGACGGGGAGCCGACCTCTCACCTCGAGGCGAGCGGAGACGTCTTCTTCAGCTACCCGCCGCACCCGGTGACGGTCGCTGTGGCGGTGCGGGAACTCGACAATTCGATGAGACTCGGGGCGCAGACCACCTTCTTCCGGCTCGGCGAAGACCCCGGTCTCGCCCGGTTCATCGATTCGATGGCAAAGCGCGTCGGCGGCACGGTGGTGGCTCCCGAACTCGACGATCTCGGTGCCGCGGTCGTGAGCTCCTATCTCAGCTCACGACGGTCCGGCGGATCGGGTGGAGCAGGCGAAGACTTCGACGGGATGTTCGGTCGCGGATGGGGCCGCTGGGGCTGA
- a CDS encoding AAA family ATPase — protein MIRPTQTTVGELRSSGHVQKTLRVEIRENLLAALREGRDPWPGLHGFESTVIPQLERALIAGHDIVLLGERGQGKTRLLRTMVGLLDEWTPVIEGSELGEHPFEPITTESRRRASELGDALPVTWRGRDERYAEKLATPDTSVADLIGDVDPMKVAEGRSLGDPETIHFGLIPRSHRGIVAINELPDIAERIQVAMLNVMEERDIQIRGYVLRLPLDVLVVASANPEDYTNRGRIITPLKDRFGAEIRTHYPTEMADEIAIIRQESDLVADVPDYLVEILARFTRALRESSAVDQRSGVSARFAIAGAETIAAAAIHRATRQGEADAVARPVDLETAVDVLGGKIEFESGEEGREDEVLDHLLRTATAETVRTHFRGLDFAVLVEAIESGAMVTTGEQVTARDFLSGLPALGESELYDEICDRLGATNDGQRAGAIELALEGLYLMRRISKESGGGEVIYG, from the coding sequence GTGATACGTCCAACCCAGACCACTGTCGGCGAGCTCCGGTCCTCCGGCCACGTGCAGAAGACCCTTCGCGTGGAGATACGCGAGAACCTGCTGGCGGCGCTCCGCGAGGGACGAGACCCCTGGCCTGGGCTGCACGGCTTCGAGTCGACGGTGATCCCGCAGCTCGAGCGGGCCCTCATCGCCGGGCACGACATCGTGCTCCTCGGCGAGCGCGGGCAGGGCAAGACCCGCCTGCTGCGCACGATGGTCGGGCTCCTGGACGAGTGGACACCGGTGATCGAGGGCTCCGAGCTGGGTGAGCATCCCTTCGAGCCCATCACGACGGAGAGCCGCCGGCGTGCGTCCGAACTCGGCGACGCGCTGCCGGTGACCTGGCGCGGGCGGGATGAGCGTTACGCCGAGAAGCTCGCCACCCCAGACACCTCTGTCGCCGACCTCATCGGAGACGTCGACCCCATGAAGGTAGCCGAGGGACGCAGCCTCGGTGACCCGGAGACCATCCACTTCGGCCTCATCCCGCGCAGCCACCGGGGCATCGTGGCCATCAACGAACTGCCCGACATCGCCGAGCGCATCCAGGTGGCGATGCTCAACGTGATGGAGGAGCGGGACATCCAAATCCGAGGCTATGTGCTGCGGCTCCCGCTCGACGTTCTGGTCGTGGCGAGCGCGAACCCGGAGGACTACACGAACCGCGGTCGCATCATCACCCCGCTGAAAGACCGTTTCGGCGCGGAGATCCGCACGCATTACCCGACGGAGATGGCCGATGAGATCGCGATCATCCGTCAGGAGTCCGACCTGGTCGCCGACGTGCCCGACTACCTGGTCGAGATCCTCGCACGCTTCACCCGCGCGCTTCGCGAGTCGAGCGCAGTCGATCAGCGCAGCGGCGTGAGTGCTCGATTCGCCATCGCGGGCGCCGAGACGATCGCCGCGGCGGCGATCCATCGCGCCACCCGCCAGGGCGAGGCGGATGCCGTGGCCCGCCCGGTGGACCTGGAGACCGCCGTCGACGTGCTCGGCGGCAAGATCGAGTTCGAATCGGGGGAGGAGGGGCGCGAAGACGAGGTGCTCGACCACCTGCTCCGCACCGCGACCGCGGAGACGGTGCGCACACATTTTCGGGGTCTCGACTTCGCCGTGCTCGTCGAAGCCATCGAAAGCGGAGCCATGGTCACCACGGGGGAGCAGGTCACCGCCCGCGACTTCCTCTCCGGGCTCCCCGCCCTGGGCGAATCGGAACTCTACGACGAGATCTGCGATCGTCTCGGCGCGACCAACGACGGCCAGCGTGCCGGTGCGATCGAACTCGCCCTCGAGGGCCTCTACCTGATGCGCCGCATCAGCAAGGAGAGCGGTGGCGGCGAGGTCATCTATGGTTAG